TGTGGTAGAAACAGTGTGGATTGTGCTAAGATTCTTAAAAACCCTCTTTAATTGGATGACGAGGCTATTTGTGGTGGAGGGGGGTATTATAGGGTTATCAGGAAAAAAGCAGTTAAAAGGGTGACACCTACTGCCATTCTTAAATCTTATCTCTAAACTCTTGTATCTcaactctcttctcttctctctggCAACAAGACCTGTAGTCTGTTTCTCCACTCCTCAGTGACCTGCTACCTTGTCTTGTATCATATCTGGCAATATTCTGCCACTGACTTTCTATTGTTGATTATTAATGTCCTGAATCGAGTAATTTATCATTTTCTGACAGTGATGTGTATATCGTATACATGTTataaacctgcataaaaaatataagaatactGGCCATCCTATTATCACACCTAGTTCAGCTGGTTTGTGCCGCAATCTGGAATTGATAATGGTGTTTGTGACTAGATGTGTCCACTTGAATCTGgtctctgttttcttttttatttacagCACATTGTGTTGAGTTTCTCTGTCATGTTTTTTTTCTACTGTTTTATGTTTAAGTATCAGCGATGCCTGAACTCAAGTGTTCTGTACCCTTCAAAGTTCTGATTCTGATTCCCATATGTTGCTAGACTTTTATTGTTAACTTGTGtgtttaacttaaaattatGACTTTTGACTATTGGTTATAGGTATGCTCAATGTCTGGTACCTTTTTCGGTATTTATGTGTGGATTTAAGGGATTCACCTCTCCTCGTGGGATGaggattttgttgtttttgtttatatacataaaagataaattatttagCATTGTATTGATAATCTTCAAAAGTATTAATCATCCTGCTTTCCGCTATCCTGCCACAGCAGTTTTGGGGATAGTTGCTCCATGCTGCTATATGGGATCGTTAActatgttataatataaaactgtcaaattttttcatataatacaattaatcaggatctcattttttttattgcaataATTATTGAGGCAATTGTTCTCAATTACAATGATCTGGATCCTTTTTTTCCCAAGCAATGTTACCTTCATGTGAAGTATATCAGTCTTGGTGTACCCATTTGCTGGTATTTTAGTTAACAGTACTTAAAAGTTTTAGCTGCTTCCTGAGACTTTATAGTCTTTTAGTGTAGGTTGCACAATGGGTGCCATCCCTGCTTATTCTCTTAACCCCTCCTTCATTTTAAAGGTTGGTTTGGATTGGATTATCAATCCCTTGCCCTCGAAGAAAAGTGCAGCTGGGGTGACATTTGGATTTGTACTTGAGCTGTAAACCCTTGTGACTGATCATGGATGATTTTGCCTGTTCCTCTCTTTATTCTACTATTCTTTTTGATGTTTTTATCTGAAGTAGATTTCAATATCATTTCCATTTTATGCTTGGATATACTTTTACTTGACTGATTTTTATGTTGTTTCTTCCACAAATTTTCCTATAGATTTAGAAATGGATGTACCAGCTGGCCGAGGTGGTGCTGGCCTCAACATGTTTCTACCAAATTATAAATTGGGAAAAACTCTTGGCATTGGATCTTTTGGCAAGGTGAAAATTGCAAAACATGTATTGACTGGTCATAAGGTTGCAATCAAGATCCTAAATCGATGCAAGATAAAGAAcatggaaatggaagaaaaaggtTTGTTATATCTTGTGAATAAATTTCAATCATTAAATTATCTAAATACtaaagaatttttattttatgttttatatacaAACAGCTTTAGAATTGTGTTCACTCTCGAAGAATTTGCCAAAtgtttgtttaatatatttattgttatatagATAGTATGATGAATATGATTAAAGTAATAGcaaaattgataatattaagACAGattaataataagatattaattatttgttaagaggtggattttaaatttaatttaattttttaaaattaatttataaaataatatttacatttaatgatattacgaaatgattttatatttttgttaacgtgagacttctaacttttttttttcttcaaactgTGTTGCAGTGAAATTAGAACTTGAAGTTTTAAAATTGCTCAGTCATCCTCGCATTATAAAACTTCATGAGGTGATAGAAACTCCAACTGACATATGTGTTGTTATGGAGTATGCTTGTAGAGAGCTTTTTGATTACGTAATAGAAAAAGGAAGGTTAGAAGAAGACGAAGCTCGTAATATTTTTCAGCAGGTAAGACATTTTGAATCTCTTTCACAAAGTTGTACAAATTATAAGGAAAAACTTCTGAGTTAATTatgtataaactatttttaattcttttattctttgaGAGTAGATAATCTCAGGACTGGAGTATTGTCACAATAAGATGGTGGTTCATAGAGATCTGAAACCTGAAAACATACTTTTGGACTTCAATTGTGATGTAAAGATAACTGGTTTTGGCTGGAGCAACATCATGCATGCTGGTTATTTTCATAAGACAAGTTGTGGAAGCACTAACTATGCAGCTCCTgaggttttaaattttataatctgATGGTTTCTACATAAAACACCCTTTTCAACACACTTTactattaattcaaatttaatattaaaaaataaaaattgtccATAACAAGACTGCTTAATGAAGTATGAATAATTAAGATGAATTTATTAAACAATAGAATGTGCTGGTAGCGTGCTATTTATTGGTTACTTTTTGTTGGTTGAAATTTCACAGGTTATATGTGGAAAATTATATATTGGACCCGAAGTTGATGTATGGAGTTGTGGTGTAGTTCTGTATTTTATTCTTTGTGGATTTCTACCTTTTGACGATGAAAACATTCCAAATCTCTTCAACAAAATAAAggtatttctatttttatagtTATTGATTGATATAAACTtctacataaatattatttttctaaggattaattatgtatttgatttcttatttttagtaaaaattagaattagtttttttcttaaaaaaatttgattcaatttattctttcaatttaaaaaatgtatggatttattttttttaactaaattttattaaatttatttgacttattttatgatagtatttgagttttttaccatgtttatatattttttctttattattagttAAGAAATacgtttaaaattttaaattaatttaacaaaaatttagTTAAGTGACTAAATTCAAATAGTTCTAAAATTGAAGGACTATAGTCCAAAGATTTGAAGAaggattaatttaaatttttactgaaaattaaggaaaaaaacacatttaaccTTTCTTTAAATGATCTTAGctcaaagaaaatttaataattaactcttcttcttcctataCAGGGAGGGATATTCACTCTTCCATGTTACCTATCTCCCGGAGCTAGAGATTTGATATCAAAGATGCTTGATGTGGAACCTATGAAAAGGATAACAGTATCTGAGATCCAACAACACCCATGGTTgcaacttcaacttcaacctaACACAATAGATACAATGTAATATTGTAGCCCTTTTCTACAAAGGGTAGATTATGTTAAGTAAATTGGTTTAAGTAGGTTCTTTTATGCTAATAAATCTTGATCTGGATGTGGACAAAAATCATgcatttatatttatgtaagaTTCTAGTAGGTGTCATGTTTATTAACCGTTTAAGAATACAAAGTTATACCATAGTAATTACTACTATACATTTTGTCCTATGTTTAAAGTTCTTAGatgaatttaaaatgtaatcataataatatatactttttttttctgtagtgagtacattttcttttgttttttttcattccACAGGTAAATAGGTACTCAACTTATCCTCGTAAACTTAGTATTTCCAAATACTCCAACAAGAAATCATAAACAACTTAGCCTCCTAATCTTCACATTATTTGAATCATAGTGGTGGTTCTAAGAAACTCCAGTTATGTAAGGCATAGTTTAATAAAGGTTATTGGTAGAACATCCTAACaagtaattatatttacaatgatactcagaaattttattgaaattccAAAAGAGTTAGTCAGCTAGTTGAACGATCGAGTTAAactaatactaataaaattaagcaatattaTTACAAGTTAGGTTAAGTCATAATTAAGGTAATGTTAACCTGAAATCTATTACAAAATCTAtagataaaaatttatgaattgtgattgttttgttatatttaatacatatttttgtaGGCATCTTTCTAATTTAGTCAAACATCAGAAAACacataatagaagagatattgACTTAAGTTTGGAGTTACAAAAACATATCAAAGAAAAAGAGTTGATCTTGACTCACCAATGGAAACAATActgaataataattttctttttataaatttattattttaaagttttagataaaatataatatttgtaaataaattaaattgatattttatttatatggtgatttttcttaaaaaagaaaaaaatacatttttaactacaaaaaCTTTACATATTTAAGGTTTTGACAACACATCTCATCAAAATTATATCAACAggttaatattgaaaaaaatttatatttgaaattttttgtagTTGTTATAATTCAATCAGCATATAGTATAAAAGAGATAACTTTAATTGTAAAAGATTCTCTTGTTAGAAAAAATCAACTTGCTCA
This sequence is a window from Vigna angularis cultivar LongXiaoDou No.4 chromosome 2, ASM1680809v1, whole genome shotgun sequence. Protein-coding genes within it:
- the LOC108328901 gene encoding SNF1-related protein kinase catalytic subunit alpha KIN10 isoform X1, whose translation is MYAMQPSPDLEMDVPAGRGGAGLNMFLPNYKLGKTLGIGSFGKVKIAKHVLTGHKVAIKILNRCKIKNMEMEEKVKLELEVLKLLSHPRIIKLHEVIETPTDICVVMEYACRELFDYVIEKGRLEEDEARNIFQQIISGLEYCHNKMVVHRDLKPENILLDFNCDVKITGFGWSNIMHAGYFHKTSCGSTNYAAPEVICGKLYIGPEVDVWSCGVVLYFILCGFLPFDDENIPNLFNKIKGGIFTLPCYLSPGARDLISKMLDVEPMKRITVSEIQQHPWLQLQLQPNTIDTM
- the LOC108328901 gene encoding SNF1-related protein kinase catalytic subunit alpha KIN10 isoform X2, producing the protein MDVPAGRGGAGLNMFLPNYKLGKTLGIGSFGKVKIAKHVLTGHKVAIKILNRCKIKNMEMEEKVKLELEVLKLLSHPRIIKLHEVIETPTDICVVMEYACRELFDYVIEKGRLEEDEARNIFQQIISGLEYCHNKMVVHRDLKPENILLDFNCDVKITGFGWSNIMHAGYFHKTSCGSTNYAAPEVICGKLYIGPEVDVWSCGVVLYFILCGFLPFDDENIPNLFNKIKGGIFTLPCYLSPGARDLISKMLDVEPMKRITVSEIQQHPWLQLQLQPNTIDTM